The Silvanigrella paludirubra genome contains a region encoding:
- a CDS encoding GlsB/YeaQ/YmgE family stress response membrane protein, with translation MSENKAEVSKMRLKVFFIGSFIVAFLGASIYLFISAYDDKASLATAPVMNNDINTPAKNNSEKWH, from the coding sequence TTGTCTGAGAATAAAGCTGAAGTAAGTAAAATGAGATTAAAAGTGTTTTTTATAGGTAGCTTTATTGTTGCTTTTTTAGGTGCCTCTATATATTTATTTATTTCCGCCTATGATGATAAAGCGAGTTTAGCTACAGCCCCTGTAATGAATAATGATATAAATACACCAGCAAAAAATAATTCCGAAAAGTGGCATTAA
- a CDS encoding response regulator transcription factor, producing the protein MKDEKLRILIIEDDRDLNNLLKYTLEASRDFEVKSHFDGNGAFELISQFKPNLVLLDVMLPNKYGTEILKNVRENAATSGIFVILLTARSQEKDKVEGFEAGADDYITKPFSPRELMLRVNALLRRSNAPKFINSNQNNFNKDDDKTTFSNTDTSDNSQHKIISVGSIKIFPEEFKVTVNNETVSLTATEYQLLVFLSERVGKLQSREALLQKVWGYEGQVNTRTVDTHIKRLRQKLGTAGSMIETIHGFGYQLIDSQ; encoded by the coding sequence ATGAAGGATGAAAAGCTGCGCATTCTTATTATTGAGGATGACCGCGATCTAAATAACCTTCTCAAATACACACTAGAAGCATCAAGGGATTTTGAAGTAAAATCCCATTTTGATGGCAATGGCGCCTTTGAACTTATTTCTCAATTCAAACCAAACTTAGTTCTTCTCGATGTCATGTTACCTAATAAATATGGAACAGAAATTTTAAAAAACGTCCGTGAAAACGCAGCGACATCGGGAATTTTTGTCATACTTTTAACTGCGCGATCTCAAGAAAAAGATAAAGTCGAAGGCTTTGAAGCTGGTGCGGATGACTACATTACCAAACCTTTTTCTCCAAGAGAATTAATGCTTCGTGTAAATGCGCTTCTTCGGCGCTCGAATGCTCCTAAATTTATAAATTCAAACCAAAATAATTTTAATAAAGATGATGATAAAACTACATTCTCAAATACAGATACAAGCGATAATTCACAGCATAAAATAATATCTGTTGGCTCTATTAAAATATTTCCAGAAGAATTTAAAGTAACAGTAAATAACGAAACTGTTTCTTTAACTGCTACTGAATATCAACTGCTTGTTTTTCTATCAGAGAGAGTAGGAAAACTCCAAAGCCGAGAAGCATTATTGCAAAAAGTTTGGGGATATGAGGGACAAGTAAACACACGCACCGTAGATACACATATAAAACGTTTACGTCAAAAACTCGGAACTGCTGGCTCTATGATCGAAACAATTCATGGATTTGGTTATCAATTGATTGATTCGCAGTAA
- a CDS encoding NAD(+)/NADH kinase — MQSEVDVYIIQKQTTLERYTHSKLNVDFFDYLERDKQTPVPLQQAHNDHVKSRELLIKSLEKYSLSYKVFNLDELYENNICYYNDKCDNSGLRPKKNLVISLGGDGTLLHASHHVGGDVCLLGINSCPEHSVGHMCPVIPKYIDKTIECFINNKYKVKNVRRLKLEASRKQSLPLALNDVLLCNRHPAATSRYQLSICSLMGNQELQSEKQLSSGLWVSTSAGSTAAISSYGFDKTDITSADIHVAVREPYTPRNESLNLQKFNIDGNEKSLLFFSRMRQGLVCVDGPDSCAHLGFGDTVHMSLPQECSIKLILDFFGKVPTFPFDKPE, encoded by the coding sequence TTGCAAAGTGAAGTTGACGTATATATTATTCAAAAACAAACAACTCTTGAGCGCTATACACATAGTAAGTTAAATGTTGATTTCTTTGATTATTTAGAAAGGGACAAACAAACACCTGTTCCTCTTCAGCAAGCACATAATGATCACGTTAAAAGCAGAGAGTTATTAATTAAAAGCCTAGAAAAATATTCTCTAAGTTATAAAGTTTTTAATTTAGATGAATTATATGAAAATAATATTTGTTACTACAATGATAAATGCGATAATTCAGGGTTACGACCAAAAAAAAATCTAGTAATTTCATTAGGCGGCGATGGAACTCTTTTACATGCAAGCCATCATGTTGGTGGTGATGTTTGTTTACTTGGTATAAACTCTTGCCCAGAACATTCCGTCGGTCATATGTGTCCAGTGATTCCAAAATACATAGATAAGACAATTGAATGTTTTATTAATAATAAATACAAAGTAAAAAATGTACGCCGTTTAAAATTAGAAGCTTCACGAAAACAAAGTCTTCCTTTAGCTTTAAATGATGTTCTTTTATGCAATCGTCACCCAGCAGCAACAAGCCGCTACCAATTATCAATTTGTTCCCTTATGGGCAATCAAGAACTGCAGTCTGAAAAACAATTATCTAGCGGTCTATGGGTATCAACTTCAGCTGGTAGCACGGCTGCAATTTCTTCATATGGTTTTGACAAAACTGATATCACTTCTGCAGATATCCACGTCGCAGTTCGTGAACCATACACACCACGAAATGAATCTTTAAATTTGCAAAAATTTAATATAGATGGAAATGAAAAATCTCTTTTGTTTTTTTCACGCATGCGGCAAGGACTTGTCTGTGTAGATGGTCCCGACTCCTGCGCTCATTTAGGTTTTGGCGATACAGTTCACATGAGTTTACCGCAAGAATGTTCAATAAAACTTATCCTCGACTTTTTTGGCAAAGTTCCGACCTTTCCATTTGATAAGCCTGAGTGA
- the mrdA gene encoding penicillin-binding protein 2, translating to MLDNRSKQESVSDPNRRNIIVSCFLGITAAITARLWYLQIIKGTDFSVASARNRVREITRPAPRGLIYDRYSRILLSNRLFFDLIVIPQYLQNRPKTLSIVSDLFHIPLAQIERKLLESQANPKFVPVRIKRNLSLHEVATLESNKFFLPGVDVDSAPRRDYLGNESAHLFGYLGEVTSKELDILNSQVTNYQYRVGSIIGKTGIERKYERYLRGGEGREALLVDALGRLQADSSLDISLNLSRPAQRGNDVYLTIDSDLQNVATEAFRNKNGAVCAIDPNNGEILVYLSNPNYKLAMYQDGLTMEDWQNLRSNPFKPLLDKVTGGAYPPGSTFKIIVAIAALEEGIVTPDRKFNCPGYFVLGNGRWKCWKHTGHGPVNMSSALSLSCDVYFYNVGNLVGIDRIAKWGRLFGLGERTGLDLNMELPGISPSTEWKLRTKGLPWLSGDTINASIGQGFNLCTPIQILNAFAAVGNGGTLYKPHFLKKIIDSQGKTIFEEKQTEIRQIKMNPTNLAVIKKGLHDVVEASDGTAKKARVPGFTVSGKTGTAQTSALKFTKGINPEDVAFKALDHAWFAAYSPSENPEIAVVVFSEYEGGGGGANAAPIAQQIIEGYWRKKFPEKFAKPTKMAINSPKEKEVPDNKKNEINKLEDEININHEQNESELEKINIPDELRQ from the coding sequence ATGCTTGATAATAGATCAAAGCAAGAGTCCGTTTCAGATCCCAATAGAAGAAACATTATTGTTTCTTGTTTTCTTGGTATTACAGCTGCTATAACAGCAAGGCTATGGTACCTACAAATAATTAAAGGAACAGACTTTTCGGTTGCTTCTGCAAGAAATAGAGTGCGCGAAATTACTAGACCAGCTCCGAGGGGATTAATTTACGACCGTTATAGTAGAATATTATTATCTAATAGATTGTTTTTTGATCTTATCGTTATACCGCAATATCTTCAAAATAGACCAAAAACATTATCCATAGTTTCTGACTTATTTCATATTCCATTGGCACAAATTGAAAGAAAATTATTAGAATCTCAAGCAAACCCTAAATTTGTACCTGTACGTATTAAAAGAAATTTATCTTTGCATGAAGTGGCTACATTGGAGTCAAATAAATTCTTTTTACCAGGTGTGGATGTGGATTCAGCTCCAAGACGCGATTATTTAGGAAATGAATCTGCTCATTTATTTGGTTATTTAGGAGAAGTAACTTCTAAAGAATTAGATATATTAAATTCTCAAGTAACAAATTATCAATATCGTGTTGGATCTATTATTGGTAAAACAGGAATAGAAAGAAAGTATGAGAGATATTTAAGAGGCGGTGAAGGAAGAGAAGCATTATTGGTCGATGCTTTAGGGCGTTTACAAGCAGATTCTTCCTTAGATATTTCTTTGAATTTAAGTAGGCCAGCTCAAAGAGGAAACGATGTTTATTTAACAATTGACTCTGATTTACAAAATGTAGCAACTGAAGCATTTAGAAATAAAAATGGAGCTGTTTGTGCAATCGATCCTAATAATGGTGAAATTTTAGTTTATTTATCAAATCCAAATTATAAGTTAGCAATGTATCAAGATGGTTTAACCATGGAAGACTGGCAAAACTTAAGATCAAATCCATTTAAACCTTTATTAGATAAAGTAACAGGGGGTGCTTATCCTCCAGGATCTACTTTTAAAATTATTGTTGCCATTGCTGCTCTTGAAGAAGGAATTGTGACTCCTGATCGAAAATTCAATTGTCCTGGCTATTTTGTTCTTGGAAATGGGCGTTGGAAATGTTGGAAACATACTGGTCATGGACCTGTAAATATGTCTTCTGCTTTATCTTTAAGTTGTGATGTTTATTTTTATAACGTTGGTAACTTAGTTGGTATTGATAGAATTGCAAAATGGGGAAGATTATTTGGATTAGGTGAAAGAACAGGCCTTGATTTAAATATGGAATTACCAGGAATATCTCCTTCCACAGAATGGAAATTAAGAACAAAAGGATTGCCATGGTTAAGTGGTGACACGATAAATGCTTCGATTGGTCAAGGATTTAATCTTTGTACACCCATTCAAATATTAAATGCTTTTGCAGCTGTTGGTAATGGTGGTACTTTATATAAACCTCATTTCTTAAAAAAGATTATTGATAGCCAAGGAAAGACTATTTTTGAAGAAAAACAAACCGAAATTAGACAAATAAAAATGAATCCAACAAATTTAGCAGTTATTAAAAAAGGTTTACATGATGTTGTGGAAGCATCGGACGGTACCGCAAAAAAAGCTCGTGTACCTGGATTTACGGTTTCTGGAAAAACAGGAACAGCACAAACTTCAGCCTTAAAATTTACTAAAGGAATTAATCCAGAAGATGTTGCATTTAAAGCTTTAGATCATGCTTGGTTTGCAGCTTATAGTCCAAGTGAAAATCCAGAAATCGCTGTTGTTGTTTTTAGTGAATATGAAGGTGGTGGTGGTGGTGCAAATGCAGCGCCTATTGCCCAGCAAATTATAGAAGGGTATTGGCGTAAAAAGTTTCCAGAAAAATTTGCTAAACCTACAAAAATGGCAATCAATTCTCCTAAGGAAAAAGAGGTACCAGATAATAAAAAAAATGAGATAAATAAATTAGAAGATGAAATAAATATAAACCATGAACAAAATGAATCTGAGCTTGAGAAAATAAACATTCCGGATGAGTTGAGGCAATAA
- a CDS encoding NADH-quinone oxidoreductase subunit B gives MKHHNYGNEFYITTKQKELVAWARKNSLWPYPFGTACCGIELMSVMGPKYDLARFGAEVVRFSPKQADLLIVAGTITEKMGPVIKRIYDQMPEPKWVLSMGACASSGGFYRAYHVMQGVDKIIPVDVYVPGCPPTPEAVLDGFMQLQDKIKREALDSIKEESENK, from the coding sequence ATGAAGCACCATAATTATGGAAATGAATTTTATATTACAACAAAACAAAAAGAACTCGTTGCATGGGCTCGTAAGAACTCACTATGGCCTTATCCTTTTGGTACAGCTTGCTGCGGTATTGAATTGATGTCCGTAATGGGACCTAAATATGACTTAGCTCGTTTTGGTGCCGAAGTTGTTCGCTTTTCCCCAAAACAAGCCGATCTTCTCATTGTTGCTGGGACTATTACAGAAAAAATGGGACCTGTAATTAAGCGCATTTATGATCAAATGCCAGAGCCAAAATGGGTTTTATCTATGGGTGCTTGTGCTTCTTCTGGAGGTTTTTATCGTGCTTACCATGTAATGCAAGGCGTAGATAAAATCATTCCTGTAGATGTTTATGTTCCAGGTTGCCCTCCCACTCCCGAAGCCGTTCTTGATGGTTTTATGCAATTACAAGATAAAATTAAAAGAGAAGCTCTCGATAGTATTAAAGAAGAAAGCGAAAATAAATAA
- the rodA gene encoding rod shape-determining protein RodA, with protein MIIFSLLKDRFKGMPWGIIVTCYAIIGIGLYNLYSATNASYNPSRFYDQIIFVLIGTIAAIFWGVFLDLKNLERLSLIGYILVCIMLFAVDIFGRSAKGAERWLVLGPIRIQPSEFVKFVIILIVARSFNIMKGFSEFSLLSLWRQIFYIGLPFLLILAQPDLGTASLVLLISGLQIATIKVRAKSLLTVLFITVSLSIMAWNFILYDYQKQRVLTFINPMLDPRGSGYHSIQSMIAVGSGGLWGQGFGQGTQARLNFLPERHTDFAFSVWAEEHGFIGCLILIFLFAILIIQIFQIADRARDSFSSLAAVGVGAFFLFHFIINISMVLGVFPVVGVPLSFISYGGTHMVTALSCIGIVVAVERKRHLSTTSF; from the coding sequence ATGATTATATTTTCATTATTAAAAGATCGCTTTAAAGGAATGCCATGGGGAATTATTGTTACTTGTTATGCAATCATAGGTATAGGGCTTTATAATTTATATAGCGCCACAAATGCATCATATAATCCATCTCGATTTTATGATCAAATTATATTTGTTTTAATTGGAACAATAGCAGCTATTTTTTGGGGTGTTTTTCTTGATTTAAAAAATTTAGAACGATTAAGTTTAATTGGATATATTTTAGTTTGTATCATGTTATTTGCAGTTGATATTTTTGGAAGAAGTGCAAAAGGTGCAGAAAGATGGCTTGTATTAGGTCCTATTCGTATACAGCCGAGTGAGTTTGTTAAGTTTGTTATTATTTTAATTGTGGCGCGAAGTTTTAATATTATGAAAGGGTTTTCTGAGTTCTCACTTTTAAGTCTTTGGCGACAAATATTTTATATAGGTTTGCCATTTTTATTAATATTAGCACAACCTGATCTTGGTACTGCTAGTTTAGTTCTTTTAATTTCTGGTCTTCAAATAGCAACAATTAAAGTAAGAGCAAAAAGTTTATTAACTGTTTTATTTATAACTGTTTCTTTATCAATAATGGCTTGGAATTTTATTTTATATGATTATCAAAAACAACGTGTGTTAACTTTTATAAATCCAATGCTAGATCCAAGAGGATCTGGCTATCATTCTATTCAAAGTATGATTGCTGTTGGAAGCGGGGGGCTTTGGGGGCAAGGATTTGGACAAGGAACCCAAGCTCGTTTAAATTTTTTGCCAGAGCGTCATACCGATTTTGCCTTTTCTGTTTGGGCTGAAGAACATGGATTTATAGGATGTCTTATTCTTATTTTTTTATTTGCTATTTTAATAATTCAAATTTTTCAAATTGCAGATAGAGCGAGAGACTCTTTTTCTTCATTAGCAGCTGTTGGGGTTGGTGCTTTTTTTCTTTTTCATTTTATAATTAATATCAGTATGGTATTGGGTGTATTTCCTGTTGTTGGTGTACCTCTTTCTTTTATTAGCTATGGAGGAACACATATGGTAACAGCTTTAAGTTGCATTGGCATTGTAGTTGCCGTAGAACGAAAGAGACATTTGTCTACAACATCTTTTTAA
- a CDS encoding peptidylprolyl isomerase encodes MRLNTRIFSSVSTKSFVFGFVIVMACTAFIFTGFGSLNPRNLFGLDPNTAAQVGSDKIDMQQFAAVISSQLSQDTPPEQRKAIVQQVIQRMIEEKVLAEQAKSIGWIATDEEMAVLIKSIPQFQNPQTKQFEFQLFKNYIASQQMSELSFYSYLKQQLEIQKMNNLLYLPTPVSTSLAEAQDKINTTEFNLQYAVVSLPDAALKAKIADQAKKYADDKANQSNLNELYQNSKNQYQQKAQVKALSILISYKTAQRAQGDALKRSQEEAKTLAAQIESKLKSGTDFAKLASETNDDLNAKNNKGNIGFIDESNIDPKSAQAVLALNDKNPLSPIVETPFGYRIFKFTEGKAAVTKTFDDVKLQLAEQLVGNQIKQKLDTDLQKEINDAISAKNITKLNSILAENKITWQYVSKIYKTTDSFINELGMAKSLAQNVFSLKNPGDIIPKILDFGTKKAIIKLVSKNSPVTPKDQIEALKKQMMASSSQEFASSSQKSILKNYEKNDKIKINPALLN; translated from the coding sequence GTGCGTTTAAACACTAGAATATTTTCATCCGTAAGCACCAAATCATTTGTATTTGGTTTTGTAATTGTAATGGCATGTACTGCCTTTATTTTCACTGGTTTTGGGAGCTTGAATCCACGCAATTTATTTGGACTTGATCCAAATACAGCTGCTCAAGTTGGTTCCGATAAAATTGACATGCAGCAGTTTGCTGCCGTTATCTCTTCACAACTATCTCAAGATACCCCACCAGAACAAAGAAAAGCGATTGTTCAACAAGTTATCCAACGTATGATCGAAGAAAAAGTACTTGCTGAACAAGCAAAATCAATTGGTTGGATTGCAACCGATGAAGAAATGGCCGTTCTTATTAAAAGCATTCCACAGTTTCAAAATCCTCAGACAAAGCAGTTTGAGTTTCAATTATTTAAAAACTATATTGCTTCTCAGCAAATGTCAGAATTGAGCTTTTACTCTTATTTAAAGCAACAGCTCGAAATTCAAAAAATGAATAATTTATTATATCTTCCAACTCCTGTAAGCACTTCTTTAGCTGAAGCTCAAGATAAAATAAATACAACAGAATTTAACCTTCAATATGCCGTTGTTTCTTTACCTGATGCTGCATTAAAAGCTAAAATAGCGGATCAAGCAAAAAAATATGCGGATGATAAAGCAAATCAATCTAATTTAAATGAGCTTTATCAAAACTCTAAAAATCAATATCAACAAAAAGCGCAGGTCAAAGCACTTTCTATTTTAATATCTTATAAAACAGCCCAAAGAGCTCAAGGCGATGCATTAAAAAGATCTCAAGAAGAAGCTAAAACTCTTGCCGCACAAATTGAAAGTAAATTAAAATCGGGAACTGATTTTGCTAAATTAGCCTCAGAAACAAATGATGATCTTAACGCAAAAAACAACAAAGGTAACATTGGATTTATTGATGAATCAAATATTGATCCCAAATCAGCTCAAGCTGTTTTAGCATTAAACGATAAAAACCCTTTATCACCTATTGTGGAAACTCCTTTTGGATACCGTATTTTTAAATTTACAGAAGGCAAAGCTGCAGTTACTAAAACATTTGATGATGTTAAGTTGCAATTAGCAGAACAACTTGTTGGAAATCAAATAAAACAAAAGCTAGATACTGATCTTCAAAAAGAAATAAATGATGCGATCTCTGCAAAAAATATAACTAAACTAAATTCAATTCTCGCAGAAAATAAAATTACTTGGCAATATGTTAGCAAAATCTATAAAACTACAGATTCATTTATTAATGAATTAGGCATGGCAAAAAGCCTTGCTCAAAATGTATTTTCATTAAAAAATCCTGGTGATATTATTCCAAAAATATTAGATTTTGGAACTAAAAAAGCAATTATAAAATTGGTTTCTAAAAATTCGCCCGTAACTCCTAAAGATCAAATTGAAGCGTTAAAAAAACAAATGATGGCATCTAGCAGCCAAGAGTTCGCATCAAGTAGCCAAAAATCTATTCTTAAGAATTATGAGAAAAATGATAAAATAAAAATCAACCCTGCCCTTTTAAATTAA
- the mreC gene encoding rod shape-determining protein MreC, whose amino-acid sequence MIQFKRYGFWLVSIITLIFTMFFFSTTHPTKKELSILEKIVYTLSKPIEVIFLSSSHYVYSTYHSFIDLKDARKEADELHRENAELKVKLRTLDDIVLENNRLRKLLNLSDRTSVKFVTCEVTSSDPSFVYKNVRINQGSKNGLQPGMGVVAEEGVVGVVMRVSINHSDVLLMVDPNSNLDVIVARNRRRGVLQGGTAGSMQFKYLERGSSILVGDEIVTSGLTGSFPSGILVGKVTNIRVNSDGVTQTIEVKPAVDFSDISEALVLLNPNREVDVIRKVGGVDWMKKLLEANAEKSGG is encoded by the coding sequence ATGATTCAATTTAAAAGATATGGGTTTTGGCTTGTCTCTATCATAACATTGATTTTTACAATGTTTTTTTTCTCGACAACTCACCCGACTAAAAAAGAATTAAGTATTCTTGAAAAAATTGTTTATACACTAAGTAAACCAATTGAAGTCATATTTTTATCATCAAGTCATTATGTGTATTCTACTTATCATTCTTTTATTGATTTAAAAGATGCAAGAAAAGAAGCCGATGAATTACACAGAGAAAATGCGGAATTAAAAGTCAAATTGAGAACACTTGATGATATTGTTCTAGAAAATAATCGTTTAAGAAAACTTTTAAATTTATCGGACAGAACATCGGTTAAATTTGTTACTTGTGAAGTAACAAGTTCTGACCCTTCCTTTGTATATAAAAATGTTCGCATAAACCAAGGCTCTAAAAATGGACTACAACCAGGGATGGGTGTTGTTGCAGAAGAAGGTGTTGTTGGTGTGGTAATGCGTGTTTCGATAAATCATTCAGATGTTTTATTAATGGTAGATCCAAATAGTAACTTAGATGTTATTGTTGCAAGAAATAGAAGACGTGGTGTTTTGCAAGGAGGTACCGCGGGTTCTATGCAATTTAAATATTTAGAGAGAGGAAGTAGTATTTTAGTTGGAGATGAAATTGTAACGAGCGGATTAACAGGATCATTTCCAAGTGGTATTTTGGTCGGTAAAGTAACAAATATCCGAGTGAACTCAGATGGGGTTACCCAGACAATTGAAGTAAAGCCAGCAGTAGATTTTTCAGATATATCTGAAGCTCTTGTTTTATTGAATCCAAATAGAGAAGTTGATGTTATACGTAAAGTTGGTGGAGTTGATTGGATGAAAAAATTATTAGAAGCTAATGCGGAGAAATCTGGTGGCTAA